From the Cryptomeria japonica chromosome 2, Sugi_1.0, whole genome shotgun sequence genome, one window contains:
- the LOC131064256 gene encoding ATP-dependent DNA helicase pfh1-like, which produces MGATNNFAQNDLQMLGRRDYDINYLWGATVMEDQLDCTTLQFIAATKLQFQHASVQISTQDTQKIELSPKQKVALDIVLQHHNKQSATTPLQMIVQGTAGTGKSFLIDCIRKQLNISTTVKQNPLLVLAPTGVVSFNIQATTIHAGLRIPIREMHPLIGQPLMTLQEQLKHIKYILIDEMSFLGPKLLLKIDSCLRQAFPDSQHESFGGVSIILVGDLAQLPPVMDKPIYASHSTTLSLWLSFTTVVTLDTIFRQQGASIRQHQFKIVLHNIRNAQALQHDWQFLMCQTNATLTIQQKKDFNSSIHLFATNESARLHNRKMLKELNLPIALSLAKVGKQTNTEYDNNEQLPLEVLLSINQQVMLIANLWIEVGLVNGAIGLIKKIVYENNTKPPDLPKYVVVQFKDYNGPPWDIAHPKDIPILPITRGRRTQVPLTMSWAITIHKSQGLTLEKATIDIGNTEKQGLTFTAISRVKTIDGIRIEPPFSFERYSKLQNNAYTSIRKKEETHLQLLSAQTNIYST; this is translated from the coding sequence ATGGGAGCTACAAATAACTTTGCCCAGAATGATCTACAAATGCTAGGCCGTCGTGATTACGATATTAACTACTTGTGGGGTGCAACTGTTATGGAGGATCAATTAGATTGTACTACTCTTCAATTCATAGCTGCAACCAAGCTACAATTCCAACACGCTAGCGTGCAAATCTCAACTCAGGACACACAAAAAATTGAGCTGTCGCCTAAACAAAAAGTTGCACTTGACATTGTTCTGCAACATCATAATAAACAATCTGCAACAACACCTCTACAAATGATTGTTCAAGGCACTGCAGGCACTGGTAAATCATTTTTAATAGACTGCATTAGGAAACAATTGAACATATCTACAACTGTGAAGCAAAACCCATTGCTTGTTTTGGCACCAACAGGTGTTGTTTCTTTTAATATACAAGCGACAACAATCCATGCAGGGTTACGCATACCTATAAGAGAAATGCATCCTTTGATAGGGCAGCCATTAATGACATTACAAGAACAATTGAAACATATTAAATATATCCtgatagatgaaatgagctttttAGGCCCAAAATTACTACTAAAAATAGATAGTTGTTTGCGCCAAGCATTCCCTGACAGTCAACATGAAAGCTTTGGTGGGGTGTCCATCATTCTTGTAGGTGATCTTGCTCAGCTCCCCCCTGTAATGGATAAACCTATATATGCATCTCACTCTACAACCCTCAGTTTATGGCTCTCTTTTACTACTGTCGTAACATTGGACACTATTTTCCGGCAACAAGGTGCATCTATAAGACAACATCAATTCAAAATAGTCCTTCACAACATAAGAAATGCTCAAGCATTGCAACATGATTGGCAGTTTCTGATGTGCCAGACAAATGCAACATTAACTATTCAACAAAAGAAGGATTTCAACTCATCAATccatttatttgcaacaaatgaatCTGCACGGTTGCATAACAGGAAAATGCTCAAAGAATTAAATTTGCCTATCGCTCTAAGTTTAGCTAAAGTTGGCAAGCAAACAAATACTGAATATGACAACAATGAACAACTTCCATTAGAAGTATTGCTTTCTATAAATCAGCAAGTGATGTTAATAGCTAACTTATGGATTGAAGTTGGCCTTGTCAATGGAGCTATTGGTCTCATCAAAAAAATTGTATATGAAAACAATACAAAGCCACCAGACTTGCCAAAATATGTGGTTGTGCAATTCAAGGATTATAATGGACCTCCATGGGATATAGCACATCCAAAAGACATACCCATTTTGCCAATAACACGAGGCAGGCGTACACAAGTACCTTTGACAATGTCCTGGGCCATCACTATTCACAAATCTCAAGGACTTACATTAGAAAAAGCTACAATAGACATAGGTAATACTGAAAAGCAAGGACTCACATTCACAGCTATTTCAAGAGTGAAGACAATTGATGGGATACGGATCGAACCACCATTCTCTTTTGAAAGGTATTCCAAACTGCAAAATAATGCTTATACAAGCATTAGAAAGAAAGAGGAAACTCATTTGCAGTTGCTCTCTGCACAAACAAATATCTATTCAACTTAA
- the LOC131064254 gene encoding uncharacterized protein LOC131064254 produces the protein MIFQLGTPTLFFTLSSADTKWPDLHRLFSGNDGQNTQFTRKQLIDHVICNPHITALYLHNRFTIFREEVIQKLFQAKDHWYRYEWQHRGSGHIHGFLWLPEAPNMETIDWTDDNEVQMAKDFFDKYVFAWNPRSAADRMNAMHYTALDDPCLADTKKKFSIDPALDYDALLNTLQRHTKCIEHTCLKKKGPTLECHYKAPWVLQEMSTLTIDNDNNPCYKPARNDDRLNIHNPWMLSLWRANIDCQPVTSKKTILQYISKYASKSENKSQSYIEMLKTIVNTTKSEDSILLTYQKFMMGIVADHDISAQETCHMLQKLPLVSCSRQFVSLNVGRKILHRVIKLNNGTDLSTTYIHAYMQRPFELSATSMLQSAQGFSYNPQRKKTKWQIRDKKEIVTVYPQFREPPDEDADEFEVFCWSELLLYKPFRDIPTEIGTSKEQIITNWKNFKKTNYNRLHSQQIIDDCNPPNEDVSDNNGSQNEDDTNLYEWELLS, from the coding sequence ATGATCTTCCAATTGGGGACCCCAACATTGTTCTTTACATTGAGCTCGGCTGATACTAAATGGCCTGATTTACATAGGCTTTTCTCTGGAAATGATGGCCAAAACACACAGTTTACAAGAAAACAACTTATAGACCATGTGATCTGCAATCCACATATAACAGCATTGTACCTTCACAATAGATTTACCATATTTCGTGAAGAAGTTATTCAAAAGCTGTTCCAAGCAAAAGATCATTGGTATAGGTATGAATGGCAACATCGTGGCTCAGGGCATATTCATGGCTTCTTATGGCTCCCTGAAGCGCCAAATATGGAAACCATTGATTGGACAGATGATAATGAGGTCCAAATGGCAAAAGATTTCTTCGACAAATATGTTTTTGCTTGGAATCCTCGCAGCGCAGCAGACCGCATGAATGCAATGCACTACACTGCATTGGATGACCCATGTCTAGctgatacaaaaaaaaaattctccataGACCCTGCATTGGATTATGATGCATTACTTAATACTTTACAGAGGCACACAAAATGCATAGAACATACATGCCTCAAGAAAAAAGGCCCCACACTTGAATGTCATTACAAAGCTCCATGGGTTCTACAAGAGATGTCTACATTGACAATTGACAATGACAACAACCCATGCTATAAACCTGCAAGGAATGATGATCGTTTGAATATTCATAATCCTTGGATGCTTTCACTATGGAGAGCTAATATTGATTGTCAACCAGTCACTTCAAAAAAAACTATCCTCCAATACATTTCAAAGTATGCTTCCAAATCAGAAAACAAATCGCAATCCTATATTGAAATGCTGAAAACAATAGTGAATACAACTAAATCTGAAGATAGCATCTTACTAACATATCAGAAATTTATGATGGGCATAGTAGCAGACCATGATATCAGTGCAcaagaaacttgccatatgttACAGAAATTGCCTCTTGTAAGTTGTAGCCGACAATTTGTCTCTCTAAATGTTGGCAGAAAAATACTGCACCGTGTTATAAAATTGAATAATGGAACTGACCTTTCCACAACTTATATCCATGCTTATATGCAGCGCCCTTTTGAATTAAGTGCAACAAGTATGTTACAATCAGCACAAGGGTTCTCATATAATCCTCAACGCAAAAAAACAAAATGGCAAATCAGGGATAAAAAAGAAATTGTGACTGTATATCCTCAGTTTAGAGAACCTCCAGATGAAGATGCCGATGAGTTTGAGGTTTTCTGTTGGTCTGAACTGCTACTGTACAAACCGTTTCGTGACATCCCAACTGAGATAGGAACTtcaaaagaacaaattataacaaattGGAAAAACTTTAAAAAGACTAATTACAACCGTCTTCACAGCCAACAAATTATAGATGATTGCAACCCTCCAAATGAAGATGTCAGTGACAATAATGGTTCTCAAAATGAAGATGATACAAATTTATACGAATGGGAATTATTGTCATGA
- the LOC131064253 gene encoding replication protein A 70 kDa DNA-binding subunit A-like, which yields MSSATASPDASEQPSAETLMSLFEVQPQLQLTLHAILCINAGDDVPSPVLQLLSFEKLTAEEDDSARYRVVLSDATHMQLAILPPKYSDLLLSETLKIGSILSLTAYACRNIWNSRTILIFSLAVKFTNSPLLGKPRYMFKEQEQQMLGRDTLATTKRSLKFGIYLPPVQCESSVNISPIKALNPYQNNWMIKGRVTNKRKMHQYSTPKSIGQVFNFDMIDDEGIEIRITCFGDVAEMHYHRVEAGTYYTVSKGCIKEANTKWNKLNNHLEITLDNNSVLKRCDAVVDNQGNNSHFTPINEITYCTNNILVDVIGIVVAVGEPSLIRRKDGSEVTKRIVKINDISTFTIDVNLWGATWQGVGEDLKNMHATQTVVVLAVRNARVGCFNGKVINTTTATTLAINPSIPETETLISRGKIPDDLLTLSCVVGQLNSQYSRMTITAVLERTSVLSETVETTIRATVKIIKTDSFCYPACPLKINGKECKKKCVQQNDNVWFCSRCQTHVPECNYKYLLQMKLQDHTGTLWATAFDEVGTNLLQISAKDLYMLQYDLTTKRTPQTIIKGVLLSRFVFTLSITTGMYNSEPRLKETITKVTNINF from the exons ATGTCATCCGCGACAGCCTCTCCTGATGCCTCAGAACAGCCTTCTGCAGAAACTTTGATGAGCTTATTC GAAGTGCAACCACAACTACAATTGACCCTGCATGCAATCTTGTGCATCAACGCTGGGGATGATGTCCCCTCTCCAGTGCTTCAGCTTTTGTCTTTTGAAAAATTAACAGCCGAAGAAGATGACAGTGCTCGATATAGGGTTGTTTTGTCTGATGCCACGCACATGCAATTGGCGATCCTCCCGCCTAAGTACAGTGATTTGCTGCTTTCAGAGACATTAAAGATAGGCTCTATCCTATCACTGACAGCTTATGCTTGTAGAAATATTTGGAACTCAAG GACTATACTAATATTCAGCCTTGCTGTCAAATTTACAAATTCTCCATTGCTTGGAAAACCTAGATATATGTTTAAAGAGCAAGAACAACAAATGTTGGGTCGGGACACACTTGCCACAACCAAACGTTCCCTTAAATTTGGAATATACCTCCCACCTGTGCAGTGCGAATCTTCTGTTAATATTAGCCCGATTAAAGCCTTGAACCCCTATCAAAATAATTGGATGATTAAGGGGCGTGTGACAAACAAGAGGAAGATGCATCAATATAGTACACCAAAGTCCATTGGACAAGTGTTTAATTTTGACATGATAGATGATGAAGGCATTGAAATTAGAATAACTTGCTTTGGTGATGTAGCAGAAATGCATTATCATAGGGTTGAAGCAGGAACATATTATACTGTATCAAAAGGTTGCATTAAAGAAGCTAACACAAAATGGAACAAGCTTAACAATCATCTTGAGATAACTTTGGACAACAATTCGGTATTGAAGCGTTGTGATGCTGTTGTTGATAACCAAGGAAATAATTCGCATTTCACACCGATTAATGAAATTACATACTGCACCAACAACATTTTAGTTGATGTTATTGGTATTGTAGTTGCTGTTGGGGAACCCTCATTGATTCGCAGAAAAGATGGCAGCGAAGTAACAAAGAGAATTGTCAAAATAAATGATATCTCAACTTTTACTATCGATGTTAACTTATGGGGAGCAACATGGCAAGGGGTGggtgaagatttgaagaacatgcATGCAACCCAAACAGTTGTTGTCCTTGCAGTCAGAAATGCCCGGGTTGGTTGTTTCAATGGAAAGGTTATTAACACAACCACTGCAACAACTCTAGCTATAAACCCTTCTATCCCTGAAACAGAGACACTTATATCAAGAGGAAAGATTCCAGATGACCTTTTAACACTGTCTTGTGTTGTTGGACAACTTAACTCACAATACAGCAGGATGACAATCACAGCTGTTTTAGAACGTACAAGTGTTCTCTCTGAAACAGTTGAAACTACTATCAGGGCTACTGTGAAAATCATTAAAACTGATTCTTTTTGCTATCCAGCCTGCCCTTTGAAAATTAATGGCAAAGAGTGTAAAAAGAAATGTGTCCAGCAAAATGATAATGTATGGTTTTGTTCAAGATGCCAAACTCATGTGCCAGAATGCAATTACAAATACTTATTGCAGATGAAGCTCCAAGATCATACAGGCACTCTTTGGGCTACTGCCTTTGATGAGGTTGGCACAAATTTGCTGCAAATATCTGCCAAGGACCTTTACATGCTGCAGTACGATTTAACTACAAAGAGAACACCTCAAACTATTATCAAGGGTGTCCTTTTATCTAGATTTGTTTTCACACTTTCTATTACAACAGGCATGTACAATTCAGAGCCCAGGCTCAAAGAAACAATTACCAAAGTCACGAATATCAATTTCTAG